Proteins from a single region of Pseudomonas sp. BSw22131:
- a CDS encoding RHS repeat-associated core domain-containing protein yields the protein MTGLSNAVVYRYDALDRLVGRSTVSADITRFYRNNSVVAQQQEGRHDSIVRLDRQLFGVLSQVGEQSSAVLYATDQQSSVRIFRDAAAAPRTQQYTPYGETEGGVQSLLGFNGELPDPVTGCYLLGNGYRAYDPALMRFHSPDSMSPFGAGGINAYAYCLGDPINLIDPTGHFSWQAAMAITLTAASLLLSIATLGLATPLTGPAMYISVSLGVAAIASDVLGIAGTVVEELAPDSDVGAVLGYISIGLAGVNFVGKRAARELLESAVTRTVLARQGAVRIQARARRVSRAIPDIRNNVQAMEQIDGAREMLFYAKMAWKVYDKRDEALAYTQAAIGYVFGGKQDIAAAQPAENQQGLMGGCQSVRHMLSDDDAQQQEAIRRPLLA from the coding sequence ATGACGGGACTCTCCAACGCCGTGGTCTACCGTTATGACGCCCTCGACCGTCTGGTTGGCCGCAGCACTGTGTCGGCGGACATCACCCGTTTTTATCGTAACAACAGCGTCGTCGCTCAGCAGCAGGAAGGGCGGCACGACAGTATCGTGCGCCTTGATCGCCAGCTCTTCGGGGTGTTATCGCAGGTGGGTGAACAGTCGAGCGCGGTTTTGTACGCAACCGATCAGCAGTCGAGTGTGCGCATTTTCCGGGACGCCGCCGCCGCGCCCCGGACGCAGCAATACACGCCATACGGTGAGACAGAAGGGGGAGTGCAGAGTCTGCTGGGGTTCAACGGCGAACTGCCTGACCCTGTAACGGGTTGCTACCTGCTGGGCAATGGCTACAGGGCGTATGACCCTGCGTTGATGCGTTTTCATTCGCCCGACAGCATGAGCCCGTTTGGCGCAGGCGGAATCAATGCCTACGCCTACTGTCTGGGTGATCCGATCAATCTGATCGACCCTACTGGGCATTTCTCCTGGCAAGCCGCGATGGCTATCACCCTGACGGCCGCGTCTCTGCTGTTGAGCATCGCAACGCTGGGGCTGGCGACACCGCTGACCGGCCCCGCGATGTACATCAGTGTCTCGTTGGGAGTGGCTGCGATAGCCAGCGATGTGCTCGGGATAGCTGGCACCGTCGTTGAGGAGCTTGCGCCAGACTCTGATGTAGGCGCTGTGCTGGGCTACATCAGTATCGGATTGGCCGGAGTGAACTTCGTAGGCAAACGAGCGGCGCGCGAGCTTTTGGAATCCGCGGTGACCCGCACGGTACTCGCCAGGCAAGGTGCTGTGCGGATACAGGCGCGGGCCAGGCGTGTGTCGCGCGCTATCCCTGACATAAGAAACAACGTGCAGGCCATGGAGCAGATCGATGGGGCCAGAGAAATGCTGTTCTACGCCAAGATGGCATGGAAAGTCTACGACAAGCGCGACGAAGCCCTGGCTTACACGCAAGCTGCAATTGGCTACGTGTTTGGCGGCAAGCAGGACATTGCGGCAGCGCAACCTGCCGAAAACCAGCAAGGCCTGATGGGAGGCTGTCAGTCCGTTCGGCACATGCTTTCCGATGATGACGCTCAACAACAGGAGGCCATACGTCGGCCACTGCTGGCGTAA
- a CDS encoding RHS repeat domain-containing protein, with protein sequence MTSAILDAPSHAHNFPNFFKSGVDPRTGTFSSNISLCSLMANALTGPSCPVALVFSPLQGVDMGFGIGWSIPCSRYSPSTRRLNLVSGASYEALMTADSFQVLDQKVRSIKTRRNGDELVIEHKSGQMEILTNPGENWPEWLVTKIYSPQGRMIRLEYTVHRGKQCLHEIWDEHQRVLLVELNEGSSPAITAWPDQPQNALRFQLRLRNSELSSIALNAGTQTAIQWAFTYTRLNTLLLMSELRLPTGGVERVTYGADVLQLPEGAPLRALPAVMSHSVFPGAGQPPIVRTFNYSLKNYLGYGSNIRWKSGEDNLYLALGEFEYSSVEVLVTGYGSRRRPVKQITRTYNRFHLLVSEITNQNGHLISKRIQYNDKAGLGYHLQPGNFQLPWRTSTEYSLISDPANSRVEETLTEFDEQGNLLKQVLPTGVVELMDYYPPEGAAGCPADPFGSVRWIKSKTVIPAGSSADVSAESLVTLYQYVDLPSATPARPRYIALHQQKHCVSTVDGASTPFKAITHQYVSEAGSRFFGRLSQTLETVNGVDCRYEYRYQVIDGQLETRTTFSSMGVQSQQSQRQEFCFGGQTRMEDRCGTAVDIMYDRLGRKLAESVAGGTSNQCSITHGYHLPVSEMVAQKTVTTDSIGREVTTTIDGLGRKVAIEAQDLDHPGKPLRKLYAATYNDLGQLVREEHTDWTQDQPRALVTAYEYDDWGNQCATLGPDGVRMLDRTDPISLVHTTGKDGAGKTVANKNLFGKDDGIARHDQKGAVVSTRSNRYDGLGRCVEMIDPQGNQTRYTYDFANRVVSVLLPDQTLIRKTYAAHSLQDMPTQIWVNDYLAGERSYDGLMRITEVTVGGRRERFTYDGAQTQPTTHTKASGLVTRWQYDLSLNSQPLSREVDGHPQLNCAYRYDAGHAGLIQAAAPSRLLQKQYSPSGRLKQDDTVNDAVERHATHGFSMRGECVEYVDPAGVSQRTRYDEHGRAASVEQGGVDARLTYDAQGRLSRSVVRNATTGVQMATALEYDDFDREVRRLLAVDDGPEDELVQHFDPCDRLQQRTLNRAGQTLLDERYDYDVRGRLSQYQCSGAALPKDSIGKSIRSQVYEFDAMDNITRVTTVFDGGENITSYRYDRPDKTQLSALTHSHRDYTHQNTTFDYDADGNQLNDQASRGLIYDALGRLTAVTEKQP encoded by the coding sequence ATGACTTCCGCTATTCTCGATGCGCCCTCGCACGCTCATAACTTTCCAAACTTCTTCAAGTCCGGTGTCGATCCACGAACCGGTACATTCAGCAGCAACATTTCACTGTGTTCATTAATGGCCAATGCGTTGACGGGGCCTTCTTGCCCTGTGGCGCTGGTGTTCAGCCCGCTACAGGGTGTGGACATGGGCTTCGGTATTGGATGGTCGATTCCGTGTTCACGCTATTCGCCTTCAACCCGACGCCTGAATCTGGTGTCGGGCGCCTCTTATGAGGCGCTCATGACCGCTGACAGCTTTCAGGTGCTCGATCAAAAAGTCCGGTCTATCAAGACGCGTCGCAACGGCGACGAACTGGTGATCGAACACAAATCCGGGCAGATGGAAATTCTGACCAACCCAGGGGAAAACTGGCCTGAGTGGCTTGTAACGAAAATCTACTCGCCGCAGGGCCGGATGATTCGTCTGGAGTACACGGTTCACCGGGGTAAGCAGTGCCTGCATGAGATCTGGGACGAGCATCAGCGGGTGCTGCTTGTCGAGCTCAACGAAGGTTCATCGCCTGCGATCACTGCGTGGCCCGATCAGCCTCAGAACGCGCTGCGTTTTCAGTTACGCCTGCGCAACAGCGAGTTGAGTTCCATCGCCCTCAACGCCGGGACTCAAACCGCCATTCAGTGGGCGTTCACCTACACCCGACTCAACACACTGTTGTTGATGTCTGAACTGCGATTGCCCACCGGCGGCGTCGAGCGCGTGACCTACGGCGCTGACGTATTGCAACTCCCCGAGGGTGCACCGTTGCGAGCGCTGCCGGCAGTTATGAGTCATAGCGTGTTTCCGGGTGCAGGCCAGCCGCCCATTGTTCGCACCTTCAATTACTCGCTGAAAAACTACTTGGGTTACGGCTCGAATATTCGCTGGAAAAGCGGCGAAGACAATTTGTATCTGGCGCTCGGCGAGTTCGAGTACAGCAGCGTGGAAGTATTGGTCACCGGCTATGGCAGCCGCCGCCGACCGGTGAAACAGATCACCCGAACGTATAACCGCTTCCACTTGCTTGTCAGCGAAATCACCAATCAGAACGGGCACCTGATCAGCAAGCGCATCCAGTACAACGACAAGGCCGGTCTGGGCTATCACCTGCAGCCCGGGAACTTTCAGCTGCCTTGGCGCACATCCACCGAGTACTCGCTCATCAGCGATCCCGCTAACTCCCGCGTCGAGGAAACGCTTACGGAGTTCGATGAACAGGGCAATCTGCTGAAGCAGGTTCTGCCGACCGGTGTGGTTGAACTGATGGACTACTACCCGCCTGAAGGTGCAGCCGGGTGCCCCGCCGATCCGTTCGGCAGCGTGCGCTGGATCAAAAGCAAAACGGTGATACCCGCCGGCTCATCGGCGGATGTGAGCGCTGAGTCTTTGGTCACTCTTTATCAGTACGTGGATCTGCCATCGGCCACGCCAGCGCGTCCCCGCTACATTGCTTTGCACCAGCAAAAACATTGTGTCTCGACCGTTGACGGCGCAAGTACACCGTTCAAAGCCATTACTCACCAGTACGTCAGCGAGGCAGGGAGTCGCTTTTTTGGGCGTTTAAGCCAGACGCTGGAAACCGTCAACGGTGTCGATTGCCGCTATGAGTACCGCTATCAGGTGATCGACGGTCAACTGGAAACCCGCACGACGTTCTCCTCGATGGGCGTCCAGAGCCAACAGTCGCAGCGTCAGGAATTCTGCTTCGGCGGGCAGACGCGGATGGAAGACCGCTGCGGCACTGCCGTCGACATCATGTACGACCGTCTGGGACGAAAGCTGGCCGAAAGCGTTGCAGGCGGCACGAGCAATCAGTGCTCCATCACCCACGGCTACCACTTGCCGGTGTCGGAAATGGTTGCCCAGAAGACGGTCACGACTGACTCCATCGGGCGTGAAGTGACAACGACCATCGACGGTCTGGGACGCAAAGTGGCAATCGAAGCGCAGGACCTCGACCACCCTGGCAAGCCGCTGCGCAAGCTCTACGCCGCCACTTATAACGACTTGGGGCAGCTGGTTCGCGAGGAACACACCGACTGGACCCAAGACCAGCCCCGTGCGTTGGTGACTGCTTATGAATATGACGACTGGGGCAATCAGTGCGCGACCCTGGGCCCCGACGGCGTGAGGATGCTTGATCGCACTGATCCAATTTCCCTCGTTCATACAACGGGAAAGGACGGCGCAGGCAAAACCGTCGCTAACAAAAATCTGTTTGGCAAAGACGATGGCATCGCTCGCCATGATCAAAAAGGGGCGGTTGTCAGTACCCGAAGCAATCGGTATGACGGCTTGGGGCGTTGCGTTGAAATGATCGACCCGCAGGGCAACCAGACCCGTTACACCTATGACTTTGCCAATCGGGTGGTGAGCGTTTTGCTGCCTGACCAGACATTGATTCGTAAAACCTACGCCGCGCACAGTCTGCAGGACATGCCCACGCAGATATGGGTCAATGACTACCTGGCCGGCGAACGCTCCTACGATGGCCTGATGCGAATCACCGAGGTCACAGTTGGCGGCCGCCGCGAGCGGTTCACTTACGACGGCGCTCAAACGCAGCCGACTACTCACACCAAGGCAAGTGGGCTGGTCACGCGCTGGCAATATGATCTTTCGCTGAATAGTCAGCCGCTCAGCCGCGAGGTCGACGGTCACCCGCAACTGAACTGCGCTTACCGGTATGACGCAGGCCATGCGGGCCTCATTCAAGCGGCGGCGCCTTCCCGGCTGCTGCAAAAGCAGTACTCGCCGTCGGGCAGATTGAAACAGGACGACACGGTCAATGACGCCGTAGAGCGGCATGCAACGCACGGCTTTTCAATGCGTGGGGAGTGCGTCGAGTATGTCGACCCCGCAGGTGTGTCCCAGCGCACCCGATACGATGAGCACGGCCGTGCGGCATCAGTCGAGCAGGGCGGTGTCGATGCGCGTCTTACCTATGACGCTCAAGGACGGCTGTCTCGGTCCGTCGTACGGAACGCCACAACCGGCGTACAGATGGCGACTGCGCTTGAGTACGATGATTTTGATCGCGAAGTACGCAGGCTGCTTGCCGTGGACGATGGTCCGGAAGATGAACTGGTGCAGCACTTTGATCCGTGCGACAGGCTGCAACAACGCACGCTGAACCGGGCCGGGCAAACCTTGCTGGACGAACGCTATGACTACGATGTTCGCGGCAGGCTGTCGCAATACCAATGCTCGGGCGCGGCGCTGCCGAAGGATAGCATCGGTAAATCGATACGCAGTCAGGTGTATGAGTTCGATGCCATGGACAACATCACTCGCGTGACGACGGTGTTCGATGGCGGGGAAAACATTACGTCCTACCGCTATGACAGGCCGGACAAAACCCAGCTCAGTGCGCTGACGCACAGTCATCGCGATTACACGCATCAGAACACGACGTTCGACTACGACGCAGATGGTAACCAGCTCAATGACCAGGCCAGTCGTGGCCTGATTTATGACGCGCTGGGCCGTCTGACAGCTGTCACGGAGAAGCAGCCATGA